From Mobula hypostoma chromosome 8, sMobHyp1.1, whole genome shotgun sequence, the proteins below share one genomic window:
- the adra2b gene encoding alpha-2B adrenergic receptor translates to MECPMLRGNASSLCNGSQQVLWGERLAVPYTPRSTAGIATVITFIIVFTIIGNVLVIIAVLTSRSLQAPQNLFLVSLAAADILVATLVMPFSLANELMGYWYFKRVWCEIYLALDVLFCTSSIVHLCAISLDRYWSVTQAIQYNSKRTPRRIRCVILTVWLIAAVISFPPLLSMNKNLSEEEIPVCRLNEEKWYILSSCIGSFFAPCVIMILVYVRIYQVAKQRARQSPGSRKDEGVNPNSSKKPAEPTAPSASNGQEKSAQLKNKGKEDSSSSEPEECSVKEKPRRRSEPQERHNPGQSAENWNFQSQGHSIKRQSLLTPNALRKKAVQNREKRFTFVLSVVIGAFVFCWFPFFFSYSLTAICPKTCSIPPVVFKFFFWIGYCNSSLNPVIYTIFNQDFRRAFRKILCREQKRSPYRV, encoded by the coding sequence ATGGAGTGCCCGATGCTCCGCGGCAACGCCAGCTCGCTGTGCAACGGCAGCCAGCAGGTCCTTTGGGGGGAGCGACTGGCGGTGCCGTACACGCCCCGAAGCACCGCGGGTATCGCCACGGTCATCACCTTCATCATCGTCTTCACCATCATCGGGAACGTGCTGGTCATCATTGCCGTCCTGACCAGCAGGTCACTGCAAGCTCCCCAGAACCTCTTCCTCGTCTCCCTCGCCGCCGCGGACATCTTGGTGGCTACTTTGGTGATGCCCTTCTCTCTGGCCAACGAGCTGATGGGCTATTGGTACTTTAAGAGGGTTTGGTGCGAAATTTACCTGGCCTTGGACGTTTTGTTCTGCACTTCCTCCATCGTGCACCTCTGTGCTATAAGTCTGGACAGATACTGGTCAGTGACCCAGGCCATTCAGTACAACTCCAAGAGGACACCGAGGAGAATCCGCTGTGTGATCCTGACCGTCTGGCTCATCGCTGCGGTCATCTCCTTCCCGCCTCTCCTCTCCATGAACAAGAACCTGAGTGAAGAGGAGATCCCCGTGTGCCGACTGAACGAGGAGAAATGGTACATCTTATCCTCCTGCATTGGCTCTTTCTTTGCCCCGTGTGTTATCATGATTCTGGTATACGTGAGGATCTACCAGGTGGCCAAGCAGAGGGCGAGGCAGTCGCCGGGCAGCAGGAAAGACGAGGGAGTCAACCCCAACAGCTCCAAGAAGCCCGCCGAGCCAACCGCGCCTTCCGCGTCCAATGGGCAGGAGAAGAGCGCTCAGCTCAAGAACAAGGGCAAGGAAGATTCCTCATCCTCGGAGCCCGAGGAGTGCTCTGTCAAGGAGAAGCCGCGAAGAAGGTCTGAGCCGCAGGAGCGTCACAACCCCGGGCAGAGTGCGGAGAACTGGAATTTCCAAAGCCAGGGTCACTCCATAAAGCGGCAGAGTCTCTTAACGCCCAACGCTCTCAGGAAGAAAGCAGTCCAGAACCGGGAGAAAAGATTTACCTTTGTCCTATCCGTCGTCATTGGCGCGTTCGTTTTCTGCTGGTTCCCTTTCTTCTTCTCCTATAGTCTGACGGCCATCTGCCCGAAGACCTGCTCCATTCCGCCCGTCGTCTTCAAGTTCTTCTTCTGGATTGGATATTGCAATAGTTCCCTTAACCCCGTCATCTATACTATCTTCAACCAGGACTTCAGGAGGGCGTTCAGGAAGATCCTTTGTCGAGAACAGAAAAGGTCTCCCTACAGAGTCTAG